In Pseudomonas rhizosphaerae, one DNA window encodes the following:
- the rfaH gene encoding transcription/translation regulatory transformer protein RfaH translates to MNDFDSNANWYLIQTKPRQEARAEEHLLRQQYECFRPLRAAPALTRSRRAADEDLFPGYLFIRLDCNDNWYPIRSTRGVCRIVAFGGMPCPVPDSLIASIRQRTQASAANAVRFSEGEAVRVRTGDSEVQAIFLCEDGDERAVILLNMLQREQRISLPRSSLQRLTAHAC, encoded by the coding sequence ATGAACGACTTCGACAGCAATGCCAACTGGTACCTGATCCAGACCAAACCGCGGCAGGAAGCCCGTGCCGAAGAACATCTGCTGCGTCAGCAATACGAGTGCTTTCGCCCGTTGCGCGCAGCCCCTGCCCTGACCCGCAGCCGCCGCGCAGCCGACGAGGACCTGTTCCCCGGCTACCTGTTCATCCGCCTGGACTGCAACGACAACTGGTACCCGATCCGCTCGACCCGTGGCGTGTGCCGCATCGTCGCCTTCGGCGGCATGCCTTGCCCGGTGCCGGACAGCCTGATCGCCAGCATTCGCCAGCGCACCCAGGCAAGCGCCGCGAACGCGGTGCGCTTCAGCGAAGGCGAGGCCGTGCGCGTGCGCACCGGCGACAGTGAAGTGCAGGCCATTTTCCTCTGCGAAGACGGCGACGAACGTGCCGTGATCCTGCTCAACATGCTGCAACGCGAACAGCGAATCAGCCTGCCGCGCAGCAGCCTGCAGCGGCTTACCGCGCACGCCTGCTGA
- a CDS encoding WbqC family protein: MSRTVAMMQPYWFPYFGYFQLIAGADAFVLGDNLQYVHPGWVNRNRLLSSGAPALFTLPMKKDRSDLAINRRELSDSAPQVLDKLLRTIAMSYSRAPYRDDVLALLKPLLSYPERNLALYLEYSLRKVCEYLQIDTPIHVASTLPVDERQVQDKQDRVVKLARHFDAQRYLNPIGGTALYDEEYFARHDLELRFHRMDELCYTQFKDPFVPNLSIIDVLMFNPVSRIRQWLPCYSTLKPSAAQDTRRVATSPSAHAIEMRS, encoded by the coding sequence ATGTCCAGAACCGTAGCCATGATGCAGCCTTACTGGTTTCCCTATTTCGGCTATTTCCAGCTGATCGCCGGCGCCGATGCCTTTGTGCTCGGCGACAACCTGCAGTACGTACACCCCGGTTGGGTCAACCGCAACAGGCTGCTCAGCTCCGGCGCTCCGGCATTGTTCACCCTGCCGATGAAGAAGGACCGTTCGGACCTGGCGATCAACCGACGCGAGCTCAGCGACAGCGCCCCGCAGGTGCTGGACAAGCTGCTCAGGACCATCGCCATGAGCTATTCCCGCGCGCCTTACCGCGACGACGTGCTGGCGCTGCTCAAGCCGCTGCTCAGCTACCCGGAGCGCAACCTGGCGCTGTACCTGGAGTACTCGCTGCGCAAGGTCTGCGAGTACCTGCAGATCGACACGCCAATCCACGTCGCCTCCACCCTGCCGGTGGACGAGCGCCAGGTGCAGGACAAGCAGGACCGCGTGGTGAAGCTGGCGCGCCACTTCGATGCGCAGCGCTACCTCAACCCCATCGGCGGCACGGCGCTGTACGACGAAGAGTACTTCGCCCGCCATGACCTGGAGCTGCGTTTCCACCGCATGGACGAGCTTTGCTACACGCAGTTCAAGGACCCGTTCGTACCCAACCTGTCGATCATCGACGTGCTGATGTTCAACCCGGTATCACGGATCCGCCAGTGGCTGCCGTGCTACAGCACGCTCAAGCCGAGCGCTGCACAGGACACCCGCAGGGTGGCCACCAGTCCTTCCGCCCACGCCATCGAGATGCGCTCATGA